Proteins found in one Pelmatolapia mariae isolate MD_Pm_ZW linkage group LG7, Pm_UMD_F_2, whole genome shotgun sequence genomic segment:
- the LOC134630502 gene encoding unconventional myosin-XVIIIb-like, with translation MALSSRLKLWEQKGGIKEENKPIVTTVPPPPLSVLPGGFLKQLVRDSEKETKHKEPEVKEERPPNKLSDNLVQQFLLPDQTPPVLEAEMSLRAEQFSNNSDNSKPQGRNSAQPDGRSSSQCHIVTPDSGGKPETRPDVTPEPPNQKLQQWDRRPEKKSKNMEEHTKKERIEEFGQGKEKEKGMEERQEPEGMQTETTVTENARKEVRDVWYEAGTVWYVDKDDFIRATQLKPDEGTPELPEGRVRVRLETDGSVHDVSEYEVEKCNPPELDLCEDLSDLQSVNECGALHTLTSRAKANLPLTHAGPNLVNFWPPLQTHSKKSRRGESVWDAPPALAALVKRVYMSMVGTRRDHSVCALGRSGTGKTTACQAFTHALIKQAGTVGENMSVERVQAMFTILRSFGCVSSKHSDASSRFAMVFSLDFNHAGQAAAGHLQTLMLDKWKVCQKIQGESNFLVFSQMLTGLSTEMRIELQLHQLSEFNSFGIVHPAKVEEKQRASIAFTKLLSAMETLGFSPGEQKAIWHVLAGIYHLGAAGACKVGRRQFMNFDSAQMASSVLGCEGDDLHTAVFKHHLRQLLQRATGGSRERSGAAESEEGPRLTAAQCLDGMAAGLYEELFTAIVSLINRALSSQQLMLASVMVVDTPGLRNPRHSAEERGASWSEFCHNYLQERLLEHYHSHTFTHTLERYAQEKIHVEFECPETSPAEVVSAIDQPPPQVRAADEDPRGLLWVLDEEMVTPASCENRAVERVCQYYSNMVRQCEQLLQCEVKHLMGSDPVRYDLAGWFSLIQNNPSALNTICLLQNSTVGVVKAMFTPRISLPPLCRALGGLEGGSQRSLQRNGTIRKTFSGGMAAIRRHSQCIAVKLQADALINLIRRARPVFLQCVNAKTDNGSFDIPALRVQLHSTQILSALQLYRIGYSEHMTLGDFRCHFQALAPSVMKRYASVFVSHDERKAVEELLVELDVDKKSILVGASRVFMKRGVLCYLEQQREKQVTGWLVHLQAACLGHLARQKYRKLKVQQMAVSCLQRNLRALRVVSKWSWWKLFCRVRPLLDVNMDNERLRAKEDEISVLIRRLEKSEKERNELRQTADSLETKVTAVTSELSDERFRGDAVGQALDVERAERLRLSRENKDLQARLDQCKVTMETLEKQLEGEKQKAQAKESQRGAVTETELVMQLECCQTEMEFVCRRLKQTEEKLETERQTRQELDAKVATLQAQLEQSRRSVIEVKRHCRHLTSDLQDARVLTDSLQSRMHELDRKQRRFDNELTQALEEAECEREQKDKAFQENTALGAEIYKLRCSLQESQAEVSRLQKQKEDLCAQIRDLSLPVDLASESLPALKKQLRLLESQVNEKAEEITKLTAKIQQQQQIHMRFEIEMERMKQIHQKELEDKDEELEDVHKSSQRRLRQLEMQLEQEYEEKQMVIHEKHDLEGLIATLCDQVGHRDFDVEKKLRRDLKRTHALLADAQLLLATMESSGQNLPNSSKDQIEHLHFQLEESEARRLEAESIQATLSQELDNNQAELENICKQKSVVDENLALLQQEKVDLLKRLEEDQEDLNELMKKHKALIAQSSSDIAQIRELQAELEEVKKQKQSLQEELQQCVSRVQFLESSTVGRSIVSKQEARVRDLENKLEFQRGQVKRFEVLVLRLRDSVVRLGEELEQSAQAEARERENARYYQQRVQDMRLEMEELSQAEQESSRRRMELEMKVEELSTVRQALQADLETSIRRIVDLQAALEEVESSDDSDTESVHTAVESFTRKKDLDSVSSVGSVGGEGIHTWSGVSRGGSRGGSSLHSSQGGRQSVADTISTYSLHSCVNPDDEGSEAGGVASRSLGRAPSSTALSELLEGLRKRRAGGDAGDETGSTVSLAIYQTTGASTLRRRASALSLSPEDVQEPRPGPSILKPSSPLLPHSTKTLSAAGGKVSRFNSCDSLSSLPSLPHLSSLAARHHAPSVSIPEEEKSLHSVTTPIQRSPLAARQCMVGSLIPEDVGEGSLGSEPMVFQNRRLPGDRDDAASDILPAIRRAQSTSSLASSVRGGRRALSVHFGELPPSSHSRKSSESESSSSGGSGRSSQGGGPRRRFERPQGERLEAEGSEGGDVALLMKKYLKKETD, from the exons GTTAGGGATGTGTGGTATGAAGCTGGAACTGTGTGGTACGTCGACAAGGATGATTTCATCCGTG CTACTCAGCTGAAGCCAGACGAAGGCACACCAGAGCTGCCCGAGGGCCGGGTGAGGGTCCGGCTTGAGACGGACGGCTCAGTGCATGATGTCTCAGAGTATGAAGTTGAGAAG TGTAATCCACCAGAGCTAGACCTGTGTGAGGATCTGAGTGACCTGCAGAGCGTGAATGAATGTGGAGCTCTGCACACACTGACCAGTCGAGCTAAAGCAAATCTTCCACTGACACATGCAGGACCAAACCTGGTCAACTTCTGGCCCCCGTTACAGACCCACAGCAAG AAGTCACGGCGAGGGGAGTCTGTGTGGGATGCTCCTCCTGCCCTGGCTGCCCTGGTCAAACGGGTCTACATGTCCATGGTTGGCACCAGAAGGGAtcacagtgtgtgtgcattGGGACGCAGCGGGACGGGCAAGACCACGGCATGTCAGGCCTTCACACATGCTCTTATCAAACAAGCTGGCACAGTAGGAGAGAACATGAGTG TGGAGCGTGTTCAGGCTATGTTCACTATCCTGAGGTCTTTTGGCTGTGTGAGCTCTAAGCACAGTGATGCGTCGTCTCGATTTGCTATGGTTTTCTCATTGGATTTTAACCATGCTGGACAAGCCGCTGCTGGACACCTACAG ACCTTGATGTTGGACAAATGGAAAGTGTGCCAGAAAATTCAGGGAGAAAGTAACTTCCTGGTCTTCTCTCAGATGCTGACAGGACTCAGCACAGAGATGAG GATCGAACTGCAGCTACACCAGCTCTCTGAATTCAACTCCTTTGGTATTGTTCATCCCGCCAAG GTGGAGGAGAAACAGCGTGCATCCATTgctttcacaaagctgctgagtGCCATGGAAACACTGGGCTTCTCACCCGGCGAGCAGAAGGCGATATGGCATGTTCTGGCTGGTATTTACCATCTGGGAGCTGCTGGGGCCTGTAAAG TGGGCAGGAGGCAGTTTATGAACTTTGACAGTGCTCAGATGGCAAGCAGTGTGCTTGGATGTGAAGGTGatgatctgcacacagcagtATTCAAACATCACCTTCGACAGCTTCTGCAGAGGGCCACCGGGGGCAGCAGAGAGAGGAGCGGTGCCGCAGAATCGGAGGAAG GTCCCAGGCTAACAGCTGCTCAGTGCCTCGATGGAATGGCTGCTGGACTTTATGAAGAGCTCTTCACTGCCATCGTGTCACTCATCAACAG GGCGCTGAGCAGTCAGCAGCTGATGCTAGCCTCTGTGATGGTGGTGGACACGCCAGGCCTGAGGAACCCACGACACTcagcagaggagagaggagCCAGCTGGTCCGAGTTCTGCCACAATTACCTACAAGAGAGGCTGCTGGAGCATTACCACTCACATACGTTCACACATACACTCGAGAGATACGCTCAG GAGAAGATCCACGTGGAGTTTGAATGTCCAGAGACCAGCCCGGCTGAGGTGGTCTCTGCCATTGACCAGCCACCTCCACAG gtCCGCGCAGCAGATGAAGACCCCAGAGGTCTTTTATGGGTTCTGGATGAGGAGATGGTGACGCCAGCCTCTTGTGAAAACAGGGCCGTGGAAAGAGTGTGCCAGTATTACAGCAACATGG TGCGACAGTGTGAGCAGCTGCTGCAGTGTGAGGTGAAACACCTGATGGGGTCTGATCCTGTCCGATACGATCTGGCTGGATGGTTCAGCCTCATCCAGAACAACCCATCTGCTCTGAACACCATCTGTCTGCTCCAAAACTCCACTGT AGGGGTCGTGAAAGCCATGTTCACCCCCAGAATTTCTCTGCCCCCTCTGTGTCGGGCTCTGGGGGGACTAGAGGGTGGCAGCCAGCGCTCTTTGCAGAGGAATGGCACCATCAGGAAGACATTCAGTGGGGGAATGGCAGCGATACGCAGACACTCCCAGTGTATTGCAGTAAAACTCCAGGCA GATGCTCTTATCAATCTGATCCGTCGAGCCAGGCCAGTGTTTCTGCAGTGTGTCAATGCAAAGACTGACAATGGAAGTTTTGACATCCCAGCCCTCAGGGTGCAACTGCACTCCACACAGATCCTGTCAGCTCTGCAGCTATACCGCATAG GTTATTCAGAGCACATGACTCTGGGGGATTTCAGGTGTCATTTCCAGGCTCTCGCTCCTTCAGTCATGAAACGTTACGCTTCAGTGTTTGTCAGCCACGATGAGAGAAAG GCAGTGGAAGAGCTGCTGGTTGAATTGGATGTGGATAAAAAGAGCATCCTCGTGGGTGCCAGCCGG GTGTTTATGAAGCGAGGTGTGTTGTGCTATCTGGAGCAGCAGAGGGAGAAGCAGGTCACTGGTTGGCTGGTCCACCTACAGGCTGCCTGTTTGGGACATCTTGCCCGTCAGAAATATCGCAAACTCAAG GTGCAGCAGATGGCGGTGAGTTGTCTGCAGAGGAACCTGCGGGCTCTCAGGGTCGTGTCCAAGTGGAGTTGGTGGAAACTTTTCTGCAGAGTGCGTCCTCTCCTTGATGTCAACATGGATAATGAGAGGCTCAGGGCCAAAGAG GATGAAATATCAGTTCTGATACGACGCCTAGAGAAAtcagagaaggagagaaatgAGCTGAGGCAGACTGCAGACAGCCTGGAAACCAAG GttacagctgtgacatctgAACTGAGTGATGAGCGTTTCCGCGGCGATGCCGTGGGCCAGGCTCTGGATGTGGAGAGGGCAGAGAGACTTCGACTCAGCAGGGAGAACAAAGACCTGCAG GCTCGCCTAGATCAGTGTAAAGTGACCATGGAAACCCTGGAGAAGCAGCTGGAGGGGGAGAAGCAGAAAGCTCAGGCTAAGGAGAGTCAGAGAGGAGCAGTGACAG AAACTGAACTGGTCATGCAGCTGGAGTGTTGCCAGACAGAGATGGAATTTGTTTGCAGACGACTGAAACAGACAGAGGAAAAACttgagacagaaagacaaactCGACAAGAGCTCGATGCCAAG GTGGCGACATTGCAGGCCCAGCTGGAGCAGTCCAGGAGGAGTGTGATAGAGGTGAAACGTCACTGTCgtcatttgacctctgaccttcagGATGCCCGGGTCCTTACTGACAGTCTGCAGAGCCGCATGCATGAACTGGACCGCAAGCAGAGAAG GTTTGATAACGAGCTGACTCAGGCTCTGGAGGAAGCTGAGTGTGAGCGAGAGCAGAAGGACAAAGCCTTTCAGGAAAACACAGCGCTGGGAGCTGAAATATACAAATTGCGCTGCAGCCTACAG GAAAGCCAGGCAGAGGTTAGCCGTCTGCAGAAGCAGAAGGAGGACCTGTGTGCTCAGATCCGTGACCTCAGCCTACCTGTTGACCTTGCCTCAGAGTCACTGCCTGCCCTCAAGAAGCAGCTTCGCCTCCTGGAGAGCCAGGTCAATGAGAAAGCAGAGGAAATCACCAAGCTCACTGCCAAAatacagcagcaacaacag ATCCACATGCGGTTTGAGATAGAGATGGAAAGGATGAAGCAGATCCATCAAAAGGAGTTGGAAGATAAAGACGAGGAGTTAGAGGATGTCCACAAGTCCTCTCAGAGACGA ctGAGGCAGTTGGAAATGCAACTGGAGCAGGAGTATGAGGAGAAACAGATGGTGATTCATGAGAAGCACGACTTGGAAGGACTCATTGCAACTCTGTGTGACcag GTGGGACACAGAGACTTTGATGTAGAGAAGAAGCTAAGGAGAGATCTGAAGAGAACTCACGCCCTCCTGGCTGATGCCCAGCTTCTTCTTGCTACTATGGAAAGCTCAGGGCAGAACCTACCCAACAGCAGTAAAGACCAGATAGAGCATCTGCACTTCCAG CTTGAGGAGAGCGAAGCAAGGCGACTTGAGGCTGAGAGCATTCAGGCGACTCTCTCCCAGGAGCTGGACAACAATCAGGCTGAGCTAGAAAACATCTGCAAGCAGAAGAGTGTG GTGGATGAAAACTTAGCTCTGCTGCAGCAGGAGAAGGTGGACCTGTTGAAGAGGCTCGAAGAGGACCAGGAAGACCTAAATGAACTTATGAAGAAACACAAAGCACTCATTGCGCAG TCCTCCAGTGATATTGCTCAGATCAGAGAACTGCAAGCTGAACTGGAGGAGgtgaagaaacagaaacagtctCTCCAAGAAGAG CTCCAGCAGTGTGTATCGAGGGTGCAGTTCCTGGAATCGTCCACTGTGGGGCGCAGCATTGTCAGTAAACAAGAGGCACGTGTACGTGAcctggaaaataaattagagtTTCAGAGAGGGCAAGTGAAGAGGTTTGAG GTGCTGGTGCTGCGGTTGAGGGACAGCGTGGTTCGTCTGGGAGAGGAGCTGGAGCAGAGCGCACAGGCCGAGGCTCGGGAGAGAGAGAATGCCCGCTACTACCAGCAGCGTGTGCAGGACATGAGACTGGAAATGGAGGAGCTGAGCCAGGCAGAGCAGGAGAGCAGCCGCAGACGCATGGAGCTG GAAATGAAGGTTGAAGAGCTCAGCACTGTCAGACAGGCATTACAGGCGGACCTGGAGACGTCCATCCGGCGCATCGTTGATCTTCAGGCTGCCCTAGAGGAAGTAGAATCGAGTGATGACAGCGACACTGAAAG TGTTCACACTGCTGTGGAGTCCTTTACTCGAAAGAAAGACCT tgactcTGTGTCCAGTGTCGGCTCTGTTGGGGGAGAAGGCATTCACACATGGTCAGGAGTGTCTAGAGGAGGCTCCCGTGGTGGAAGCTCACTTCACAGCAGCCAGGGGGGCCGTCAGTCTGTTGCTGACACCATCAGCACCTACAGCTTACA TTCTTGTGTGAATCCTGATGACGAGGGCTCTGAGGCTGGAGGCGTTGCTAGCAGATCTCTTGGTCGAGCCCCATCCTCCACAGCTCTGTCTGAATTGTTGGAAGGACTTCGTAAACGCAGAGCTGGTGGTGATGCAGGAGATGAAACTGGCAGTACCGTCTCTTTGGCGATTTATCAAACAACCGGAGCATCGACTCTCAGACGGAGAGCCTCGGCCCTCTCTCTCAGTCCAGAAGATGTCCAGGAGCCCAGACCTGGTCCCAGCATCCTGAAACCATCCTCCCCACTCCTGCCACATTCTACCAAAACTCTCTCTGCAGCTGGAGGCAAAGTCTCTCGCTTTAACTCATGTGATTCTCTCTCATCGCTTCCCTCATTGCCGCACCTCTCCTCACTTGCTGCTCGTCATCATGCTCCCTCTGTCTCCATCCCAGAGGAAGAGAAGTCGCTGCACTCTGTCACAACTCCCATCCAGCGCTCCCCTCTGGCAGCACGGCAGTGCATGGTGGGGAGCCTCATTCCAGAGGACGTAGGTGAAGGATCCCTAGGTTCAGAACCCATGGTCTTCCAGAATCGGCGTCTGCCTGGGGACCGTGACGACGCGGCCTCAGACATCTTGCCCGCAATCAGGAGAGCTCAGTCAACCAGCAGCCTGGCCAGCTCAGTCAGAGGAGGTAGGAGAGCACTAAGCGTCCACTTTGGAGAGCTGCCTCCCTCGAGCCACAGCAGGAAAAGCTCTGAATCGGAGTCCTCTAGCTCAGGTGGATCAGGACGAAGCTCCCAGGGTGGTGGGCCGAGACGCAGGTTTGAGAGGCCGCAGGGTGAGAGATTGGAAGCAGAGGGCAGCGAGGGGGGAGACGTGGCTTTACTCATGAAGAAATACCTGAAAAAGGAGACTGACTAA